A region from the Hyalangium gracile genome encodes:
- a CDS encoding head protein has translation MSIVNLCLDVEGLLGQLREDEVSPEKKEKLLVAIDAIRFIAASGQSYDFEDYRKSLDANAPPLVIAAFKTLDEADAWLKTHPRPPLGAQVLVGNEYHRVIYVRETGVRKLLPNSGALEHYLEDMTREGLPAPVAAFSSQTDAEAWLDSQPELPGHAFILIAGEYHLAVYHYRLNLRAIYPVARRAQGSAP, from the coding sequence GCTCGGGCAGCTGCGGGAAGACGAGGTCTCTCCAGAGAAGAAGGAGAAGCTCCTGGTCGCCATTGATGCGATCAGGTTCATCGCCGCCAGCGGCCAGTCCTATGACTTCGAGGACTATCGAAAGAGCCTCGATGCCAATGCACCGCCCCTGGTGATTGCCGCCTTCAAGACATTGGATGAGGCGGACGCATGGCTGAAGACGCATCCCAGGCCCCCCTTGGGAGCTCAGGTGTTGGTCGGCAACGAGTATCACCGCGTCATCTATGTCCGCGAGACGGGGGTCCGCAAACTCCTTCCCAATTCAGGCGCTCTCGAGCACTACCTCGAGGACATGACACGTGAGGGGCTTCCCGCTCCGGTGGCTGCTTTCAGCTCTCAAACGGATGCGGAAGCGTGGCTCGACAGCCAGCCTGAGCTCCCAGGCCATGCGTTCATCCTGATTGCCGGCGAGTATCACCTCGCCGTCTATCACTACAGGCTCAACCTCCGTGCCATCTACCCTGTGGCACGGAGGGCGCAGGGGAGCGCACCTTGA